The Macaca fascicularis isolate 582-1 chromosome 5, T2T-MFA8v1.1 genome segment ttaggctgggcatgggtACCTTGTGCTTGCTCACTTCTGTGGCTGACAGGTCACCATTTCCTTCTGGGTTGTCTGCAGTCAGCTGGTTCTCTTCATGTCTGTCGATGCTGGCAGAAATTGGCACACATTCTGCTGTGCTGGTGGAGATGATGGCAGCATCGCTCAAGTCTTCCACTCTTGTGATGGTCAGCCGATCTTCATCCTGGAGGACAGCACCAATCATGACTGCTTCACACCCTTCAGAGGTGCTTGTGGAAATCATGGCAGTGTCACCCATCTCCTCTGCTGGTGTGACTGAGGCGTGGCCTTCCTCCTGAGGGACAGCACTGGACACTGGGCCCTCACAGTCTTCCACCGAGCTCGTGGAGATGATGGCACTCCCGTCTTTTTCTTCCATGACTGTACCAGCTCGCTCATTTTCACTTTCAACAACTACACCGGAAACAGAAGCCTCACATTCTTCTGCTATGCTAGTGGAAATGAGAGCACATTCATCCTTCTCCTCCTTGCtggttgaggcaagaggacttTCAGCTTCTGGGGATGCACTGGGCATAGGCCCCTCAAAGTCAGCGGTGCTTATCAAGACTGGTCCTGTAGCCCTTTCTTCCACTGCTGCAGCAACTGGCTGGAGACTTTCAGCACACTTGATGGTTGTTGCACTGGAGATAGGCACTTCAAATTCTTCCCCTATGCTTGTGGAAATCATGGCACACTcatctttctcttcatttctacTGACAGTGAGTTGGCTGTTATCTCCTGAGACTGCACTGGGCATGGGGGCTTCAAATTCTTCTGTGTTTACTCTGGTACCTTCCATGTTTTCTTCAGTTCTCAGAGCATTTGAGTGACCTCCTTCCACATCTGTAATTGCGCTTACCTGAGGGGTGTAATCATTTGTGGTACTGGTGGAAATCATCAAGCCTTTGCGTTGATCTTTACCCCCAGCTAAGCTATTCTGGTTGGTAATATCATCACTGGCTGTAGTTGCCATGAGGCCATCACACTCTTCATTTTCTACAGAGGTGATGATGTCCTCATCTTCTTTTTCACTTGGTGATGTGTGGGCAACTTCACATTCTGGGACTTCACCAGATATAAGAATATCGTAACTACCCCCCACAAGGCCAGTGGAAATAGTGGTATCTTCAACTTTTTCGAGCTGACTGTCACTTTGATCAGATGCAGCACTAGTCATAGGACCCTCACAACCTCCTGGAACTGGTGTCACTTCATCCTTTCCTGAGACTGCACTGGTCACACTGCTTTCTACAATCCCTTTTGCACTGGAGCAGATATCTGtgtctttactttctttctctgtgccaCTCATGCTGtcaacattattttcatttgcattcatgatggcagctccagcctcagcttccacaTGCTCTAGCACAGTACCAATCTGACTGTCCCCTTCTGCACTTTCACAAATCAATACCCCTTCACTTTCTTCTCCTAACCCTGTACAAGTTGAAGCATGCCCAATTTCATTTCCTCTTCCAGTACTAGTCACAACACCCTCCCCTTCCTCGTCTTCCTCTTTTGCGCCTGTGCTAGTCACAATGCCTTCATCATCACAAGGACCAGCAGCAACTAATGGTACATTAGTGCCTTCTTTGGCTACTGTGCTGTCCATCGCACTCTCTCCATTTTCTTCCGATTCAGAACTTATAGCAAAACCTTCACTGCTATCTTCTGAACCTGTGCAACTTGCTGGCCCCTCTCCATCTTCTGTTATTCCCGTGCTGGTGACTGCACTCTCACCTTCTGTACCATCATTCACAGAACCATCTCCTTCTTGACTGGCACTTGTTCCTGGTGGTGCATCATTATCTCCCAGGGCAACACCTGCACCCGTAACCATGCGTTCCTCCCGGGGCCCTGCTCTGGTTACTGAGCAGATCACAAAGTTATCACTTCTGCCTTCTGCTCCTGTACATGTCACAGTgccctctgtttcttttttgggTCCCATTCTCATATTTCCCTGGGAGCCATCCACCTCTTCACTGCTTATAGATCCTGCTCTTATTTCTGTCCCAGCACTTGTAACTGCTCCATCACTTTCAACTTCACTAATAAAAGTAATAGTTCCTTCAACTATTTCTGAGTCTCTACTTGAAGAACCATCACAtttctcttcagagcctgcactGGTTACAGCATCATCCTTTTCCTCTGTCACAACGCTATTTACATTGGCTTCGATTTTAACTGCATGTACAGCCAGCAGGTCTGCTGCTCTGTCCTCAGATTCAGCCACAGCACATTCCCCACTTTCCCCTTCCTTAGTGCTTGTGAGGAAGGTTTCACTTTCAGCAAATCCTTCTGTGACAACAGCCCCGCCTTCTTCAGCTGCAGCAAAAACAGTGCATTCACTGGCTTCTGCACCAACATGAAGAGGATTATTTCTGGAATGTGTTCCTATAATGAGGCCTTCATCTGCCTCAATGCTGGTGCAGGGTAAAGCCACCTCACTCTCTCTTGTTTCTGAAGAAGTAGTTGTGGCAGGCCCAGCCTTCACTGGACTTAAGGTGACATCTTTGTCCTTCCCTTCAGTACTAGTGGCAACAGAAGTCTTTTCTGCTCTCCCAGGCCCAGTTGCCACATCCTCAGTTTGTCCATTCCTTTGGTGCAAAACAGAGGGTGCAGAGCCACTTCCAGCACTGGTGTCTACCTCACtgttttcattccttctttcaaCATCAATTGATATGTCTTTCACTTTACCTGGGCCTCTTTTATGCTTAAGTTTGACAGGTTCAGCATATTTTTCTGTACTCATGCCTACAACATGATCAACAGCAAGGCCATCCTTCTTGCCATTCTCTACTGTTGCTTTAACTGTCTGCTTTAAATTGGGCTCTGCATTTAAGTCACTTTCTTTCTTGGCCATGTCCACTAAACCACCTTCTTTGGTAACATTCTCATTTTCCACAATCATGCCCGTTAACTTGCTTGCAAGAGGCATGATTACCTTTCCTTGTTTACCATCCAATAAAGTAGCCTGGTGACCTTCCGGAATGTGTCTTTTGCTAGCGATGCTTGCTTTTGCTGGTGTATCTACTGTGAAACCTTCACCACCTTCTTTGCTGTCACTTGTCTTAAGGACTTCTGATTCCCTAACAGTCAGACTTTGATTAGAGAGAGCAGAGTGATCTACAGGGGAGCTGCTGGCTGTGCCACCTTCTAAAACGGTTCTTTTGTCAAACACAGGAACTACATCTGGATCATAAGATTCCCTCAGAGGCACAACAGTCACTAAACTTAAGGATGGAGAGGAGTCTAAATTTGTGGAATGTTCAAGAGCAGCATCTCCTTGAGCAACATGTTCTTCAGCAGCTGTGTTTTTCAAATTCTTCTGTACCCTATCATTTTCTGATGGGGCACTCAGTAACATTCTATGAACAGTTTCAGAATCTATATTCACTTCATTAGTTCCTCTATGAATGGGTTCTTTCTCCCCAGGGTTGAGCTTGGACACAGCACTTTGGATATGCATTTTCTTGGTCAGGGTGCTTCTATGGTCGGTATGCTTTTCAGAATTACTATTAACTCCTGTTCCACGGCCTGGCTTATAAGCTGGAGCTGTTGTTTTTGAATCTGCTGTGCAAGTTCTCAATTCGTCCTTTAGAACTGTGGCAGAAgtttttggtttcatattttcAGAGTCAATGTCTTGCTGAGAATTACTATTGCGGCTGTCTTGGGTTTTAGATACTTCAAACACATTTTCAACACCTGGCTCAAAATCAATTTCCATTGGCTCTTGTTCAGGGATCAATGTCGTATCACCACTCTTTTTTGGTCTCTGAAGGGAAGAACCGCTGGGAGCGCTCAAAGTGTTTGCTGCTAGCTTTTCTTCTCCTTTAGTCATTTCTTGTGACAAGCTTCCTCTCCGATTTTCACACAATCTTCTACTTAATTTCTTTTCCATGAGTGAACTATTACCTCTGGCCTTCTCATGATTACTGTCACTTTCTTTACCATCCTTGTCATctgccttattttcttccttcttttttatgtctttacTACTATGTTTCAAGCTCCTGCTTTTGTGGCCATCTGACAACTTTCTCTCAAGCCTAGTGGAAGTGGAGTCTTTATCACTCTTATATTTCTCCTTTGCTAATGGTAACTTGGTTCTATGACTAGAATCCTTCTGTGTACTATGTGCTGAAGAAGAAGCAGCCTCTAATACAGGTTCAACACCAGTTTCTTCAAAAGGTTTGTCTTCAACTTTAGACTTTCGCTGTTTTTCTGAGtcattttcttctgtgttcttctccttgtctggttttggagTGGTTGCCTGTTTTGTGACACCTTCTTGTAATTCTGTTTCTCCAACTTTTAACTGTTTGCCTTGACTTTTTGATTTAGACTTCAACACAAGTTTCTCTTCTAACAAGCTCTTTGTTCGTCGTTTCTCCTTGTGAACAAACTCTTCTGGTTTCAAATTACTATCCATGTTAGTGGAGTCCATATCACATTTATCTTCCGAATAACTTTCACTTCTTCTCTGTAATGTGATACCATGTTGCTTGGAACCCAGAGAATCtttctgaattttagaatcaCTTGACCTTCTTGATTTGTGCTCTGCCTTAGTTTTTTCGGCTGACAAGCgtctctcttttttgttgttttctttacgAACATTCTCATctgtttttataatatattcagaAACTGGCTTTCCATCTTTGCCTAATACTGATAATTTCCTTTCATTCCTATGTTTACTTTTTCGTTCGGCTTTATCATCTGAAGAAAGTTTTGTTTGTTGACTTTGCTTTTGAATATTTTCCTCTACCTTTAAACCTTTCTCAGAAGAGTGAAGCTCAGTCTCATCACCTGTTTTATGCATACAATCACCTTTATATTTATGTTTCACAGGCAATTTGTCTTCCGATGGAGTTTTCTCTCTTTCAGGCTTCTCCTTGGAGGATTTCACCTCTTTCTTAAGTAGGCTTTTCAAATGTGGTGTTTCAGAATCATCTTTCTTtagatgtttttcatttttaagtatgtttttctgtttctggggCTCTTCGGTGCAAATTTCTGCACGTTCTACTTGCCTTTTTGCATCTCTTGTGTCAGTCTCTTCCTGTGCCCCCTCCATGATAATAGGGGTAGATGTCCGTCTTTTATGTTCTCTTTCTACTTtggattcatttttgttttcatcaacTACATGCAAAGACTCTGAAAGTCTCCGGGCAGGTTTACTTGGTTCACTTTTTGCATGAACATGCTTCAGCTCTTTTGAAgaagacattttttccttttcacaatgctgaaagaaaacaaagattaaaatatgagaaatacCAAAATCAATTTTTAGATTCAAATGTAACATTTGGGTGCACTTAATATGTTGAGTGCTGTCACATATGTAACATCTCACTTAATTCTTGCAAGCAGCCTGTGTAGGTGTCAAAAACtcacctgattttaaaaaatagatattattaacttgattttaaaaagctaaattcctcaaagaactaacaGGAGTTTACAACAACCACACTTCACAATAAAAAAACTAATTCTAAACAATATGAACACAATTTTATGAGATTATTTCTCATAGAGATTTATcacaaaataaagttaaatacttaaaaatatgccATTAAACCATCAGGAAATTGAAGCTCATCATAATTCTATAACTTTACACTCAGGCCTCAAGTAGGTGTGTTAGAAATGAGTTTAGATTATTTCATTCCATGTCTAGTACTCCTTCCAGCATACCACAGGCACTGATTTGTCTATGAATTCTTCAATTCTGAATCACTAGAGCTCACTAATGCTCAGCACTCAATAATAAATACAAGCTAAATAAATGACAGTCCAATGTTCTTTACAGTCAAAAACATAATACATGAAGgcaatttaaaattgaaatacaCTGAAATATAGATTTCCTACATTTTGATTTAGAAACCTGAAATATGTATGGAAACCTCATGAATTTAGGCTACCTGTACAACATTCTATACACGAAGCTTCAAATGTATGCAATAACTCATAGTAAccatatcatatataatatatgcatatgtttatgtattcaaaaaagatactgaGACAAGAGCATCTAAACCTTCCTCCTGGCCCTGTGGTTTGGCCCTAAGTAGGTGATTAATATTAATGAGGGGATGTTGACTAAATCTACTTCAATAAAGACCCACCGACTACTCGCTATAATTATTCTTATGCAAATAATGGGCCAAAGTTCTTAGACAGACCTTTGTGCCTCTAGGTCAGTTTAACACTGCATCTCCTTAAATGTCAACACAAAGATTAATATACTTCTACTAATAACAGGGTCCAGGTCATAACAAGACCTTATTAAATagcttaaaattaaattactcaaagaactAACAGGAGTTTGTGCAACCTAACTTCACAATAAAAAACTAATTCTAAACAATGTGAATACAATCTTATGagataattttttatagagaattATCACAAagttaaatctttaaaaatatgtcattaaaCCATCactatatatttctaaatatgccTTTAATTTCTGagtaaataaatttatgtttgcTGATGATAAACAAATAATCACTAAACTATTGCTTTTTCCCTCTGGAAATAATAAGATATTTTAGCTACAGAACTATAGATAATGTGGCtttgtaaataataattttaaacgAGTGCAAGCAAAAGTTCGTCCCACGAAAATAATCCTGAAAGGGGGAAGAAAACATTGTACATTGCTTTTACTGTTCAAAATGATCAAATCTTGGAAACAACCTAAGCGCTAAAATATAAGGTCATACTCAAATAAATTATGGTATCTACATTAAATGTAACACTACACAATCATTAAATAATTAGGAAGCCCAGAAGGTGACATGAAATgagtaaaatgttaaaaacagttTGCCAGATTACTTGTACTCTAAAAAATTATGTGGACCTGTGGATAAGGAATGAAAGGGAATAAAAAGGATAATTTGTTATAGTGGGGggattttagattttaattttagcctccctttttcttttttttggtcattaCTGGCATTTTTGTTATTGCAATTataagaaatgggaaaagagaagaaaagtagcTATTACCTagataaaagacaaatatataaatCAACTCAACAAAATGGGCAATTTGGGACATAACAAAATGGGGTTTCAAAAATGCTGAATGTAAGTGACTTTTTATTTAACTTGAAAAAAGTCAAATGACATGCTAAGTTTTATTCCAAAGGAATAAACAGCCTATATCTAACAAAACAGCATTTGAAATGAGGTTTTATTAAGACATACCTCACTTGTTTTAAAGGTTTCTTTGGAATCTTCTTCAGATTGCTGTTTCTTTTTGGAGTTCTCTTCAACATTCCTAAGGGTGAAAGTCAAATATAAAGCATGGATCAAATGTGAAAATTTTTCAGGAAggttgaaaacaataaaaagctttcctttactataatttttatttatcttattttattatgattattttttgaggtggagtcttgctcttgttgcccaggctggagtgcaatcgcgcaatcttggctcgctgcaatctccgctcctgagttcaagtaattctcctgcctcagccttccaagtagctgggattacaggcatgcaccacaatgcctggctaattttgtatttttagtacagacagagtttcaccatgttggtcaggctggtctcaaactcctgacctcatgtgatccacccgcccctgcctcccaaagtgctgggattaaaggcatgagccacagcgcccagccgtTTACTATAATTTATACACTTAATCGATAAATGGAGACTTGTTACATTTCAATTTAAATCCTATCAATTATTGGTCAACAAAGGAGAGCACAATCCCAAATATGGCATGAACTGTTCTTGGTGCTAAAGGAAAGTACAGCCGAAACAAAAATTCCTAATTTGTTGCTTAAAGATGAATGTTTTATGGGCTATAATTACACTTCAAAATTACTATCTTTTGAGTAAAGAGGGAAGTCTTATTTATTCAGCTCAATTAAGGATGAGATGCAATAACAGTAAGAAATTTGAGAGCTTACTACTCTTCCAAGTTCTGCAAATTATCAAATCAGTTATCTTGAAGTCTGTGATAAATTTACATAAATGCAACTTGATGGAATAAACAAATTGCAGCCCATGGCTCACAAGACTTCATAGCTACCCTCAAGAGTCTCTTTAGCTTTCTAATTCTTAAAAAGTTAACCATGATAATGCAGTTAACAAGGAATCTGGCTCAGATTCTGGGTTGGGGGAAAATCAGGGAATACTGGTAAAACTAAAAGCGTGGAAAGActggaaataataattataaacaagTGGTTACTGAACGCCAACAAGAGGAATACTTCTAGATAACTTCTAGAGGATCCATAAACTCTGAAACTCTAGGGATAATTGTTAGCTTATGCACGTACATTTTTCAGGGGAGAGGGTCTAAAGCTCTCATCAAATTATCAAAAAGATCTGAGACACccaaaaaaattaagatacaCTACTTAGAAATGTTATAGATATTAACATTTTGATACTAAATACGAAACCCTAAGGTCCTTCATAAATATGCAGTAACATACACATCCTAAGTACAACTCTTTAGTGTCACTTCAACGCCTTTCTTCTGAAAGCACCCAGGGGAGTGTTACAAGGGAAACATGACCAGATGAAATATGTACcttgaatctttttttctctttttgcttaaggctacttttttttctaaaactttccGTTCTTTAAGGACTTCTTTAATTCTGGGGGCTTTAGGTTCCAAACTCTTTGTTGATGATTCCTCTAAGTCCACACTACTCCTGCCTAGAAAAGAAGcaatcaataaaatgtatttcagaaaaGTTTTATAAACAGtgtaatattaatttttcattaagaTTTTTCTAATCATTGTTAAAGCCAAAATGGCTTTAATATTCTTAAGCTGTGCTGGAACAGACATAATATTTTAGATGAAGAAGTCTTATCTTTCCTATTTCAAATGATcacataaatgtgtgtatgtgtgaattcatatatTACATAGGATTAGTGCGCAGAGGGAATACAATTTTGTTCAATGCAATATTACAGGTAAATGTTTGACATTTTAGTTATCATAAGCATAGATTAATTTCATTAATCACCAGCAAGGGTTGATAACTCATTGTTAACAATCTGCTTTCCAGTGATAATCAAatcattacagaaaaataaactgctAACAAATGAGTTGCATAAGCTGGTATctgataaaatgtttaattaagatttagcaatataataaaaaagaaaaatgaataaacacatgaGATTAAAACGCAAGGAAATCTTCCACATTTGAGAATAGATCCTTTTATTTTATATCCATGTCTCATAAGTAACATAAGAGTAcctggaaaataatgaaatatataagatagtttaaaatattaaaagttaacATGTATACCTTGACTCTTGGTTTTTGAAGACTTtgtcttttctgctttctgttttcgTTTTTCTTCAAGTTTCTCTCTATTAATTTGCCTTCTTAAAagcctctcttctttttctttggcctaaaaccacaaaatatcCTAACAGATTATTAGGCAAAGGCAGAAACACActgaaaaactgtattttttaaaaattttagtttacCCTTCAGATGTTCTTACAAATTAATGGACTCTGAAAAAATGCACATacactacatatatataaacacatttatctgtatgtgtatacatacatatgtatgtgtatgtttcaATCTGGAagttaccagaaaaaaataaacagttatgAAAATTTGCCATTACTCTTTCAGAATGCCATTAGTTTAAAGAATGGGAAAGGTATTATTTTGGGAAAAAGTGATTAAATAAGCTGGTTGTTTCAATTAAAAAGACAGCTGTGAAAATATCTATGAACATTAAGTATATATAGGTAGGTGTTTATAACTTTCCAACTATTCTTATAGAAAAcagttgaaataaaaattcaagtgaTAGGCTAGTTCAACAACATATATGACTTGATGGTTATACGCTTGGGACCCAAGGGACTTGGGATTTGCAGCTGTTGTCTTTTACAGCAGAAAGAATTCACAATCATTGTGCTACTCCCACTACTCTTTTCTGGCCCGGAGTGCCAAAAATCCTAAGCAGGTGCATAACTTCTAACCAAGTAACCTTTTCAAGAGATAagcctgaagggaaagctgatcACCACTAGCATTTTGGGGCAGTTTCTTCAAATCATTTTCCTATGTAACAATATTTCCTGATTCTGaacttttcatattttacaaCTTTTCATACTTTAATGTTTCTAAAATTGTAAGCTATCTTAAAactaacatacatatataacaataaggtagtaattttctttaaaaagcagttaTTAATTCAGTGGtacattttataattagaaatattttcgAATCCAAGAAATAGGTCAATAGCATTTCCATCTCAATAGTATGTTAATAGCTGCATACCATATCCTTGCAGGATTGGATCTACACTTGGTTTAAACATTTCCATACTGTGAAGCATTTAGGTTGTTGCCAGTTTCACTACTATAGGTTGAGCAACCATCATCTGAAAATGTGAACTCTTTAGCACTGACATGCTCTCACAAGttgaaaattccacacctgacttcATGTGACAGGTGGCAGTCAAACTgtagtcaaaactttgtttcatgcaccaAATTATGAAAAACATTGTATAGAATAATTGGCAGGCTATGTGCATAGGTATATAAGACACacaaatgaattttatgtttagacttgggttccATCCCTAAGAtttctcattatgtatatgcaaatattccaaattgtgaaaaattccaaaatttgCAACACCTCTGGTCCCACCCATTTCGGATAAGGGATATTCGCTTGTATTAGTAATGATGACACAAACATCTCTGTCACATGTTTACATCTACTCTACCTAGTTAAATGACAAGGTTCCTACAGGCAAATCCTGTATGTCTCTGCTTCATATGCACACCAGTACCTTGCAGATAAGACTATTTACGTTTGTTAACCTGATGTAGTAGGTTAAAATAACAGAACAAAGTGGACTTACAATGGACTGTCGTCGTTGTTCTACAGTAAGCTCATCATCAGAATCACTATAGTACTTTGAGTAAAGATACGGTTTGTGGACATACGCATGCCgtacactttttgtttttccttcactaGAATCACTagtttgagtttttgttttattctgtttgttcTTCTCTTCATCTGTAAGAAAGTTAATAGAAAGAGGAGTATGTCTGTGAATTAGCATAAAATCAACATTATGCTGTACAAGAAGCAAAAGCAAGATCAATTGGAGG includes the following:
- the BOD1L1 gene encoding biorientation of chromosomes in cell division protein 1-like 1 isoform X7 produces the protein MATNPQPQPPPPAPPPPPPQPQPPPPPPGPGAGPGAGGAGGAGAGAGDPQLVAMIVNHLKSQGLFDQFRRDCLADVDTKPAYQNLRQRVDNFVANHLATHTWSPHLNKNQLRNNIRQQVLKSGMLESGIDRIISQVVDPKINHTFRPQVEKAVHEFLATLNHKEEASGNTAPDDEKPDSSLITQGVPAPGPSANVANDAMSILETITSLNQEASAARASTETSNAKTSERASKKLPSQPTTDTGTDKERTSEDMADKEKSTADSGGEGLETAPKSEEFSDLPCPVEEIKNYTKEHNNLILLNKDVQQESSEQKNKSTDKGEKKPDSNEKGERKKEKKEKTEKKFDHSKKSEDTQKVKDEKQAKEKEVESLKLPSDKNSNKAKTVEGTKEDLSLIDSDVDGLTDITVSSVHTSDLSSFEEDTEEEVVMSDSMEEGEITSDDEEKNKQNKTKTQTSDSSEGKTKSVRHAYVHKPYLYSKYYSDSDDELTVEQRRQSIAKEKEERLLRRQINREKLEEKRKQKAEKTKSSKTKSQGRSSVDLEESSTKSLEPKAPRIKEVLKERKVLEKKVALSKKRKKDSRNVEENSKKKQQSEEDSKETFKTSEHCEKEKMSSSKELKHVHAKSEPSKPARRLSESLHVVDENKNESKVEREHKRRTSTPIIMEGAQEETDTRDAKRQVERAEICTEEPQKQKNILKNEKHLKKDDSETPHLKSLLKKEVKSSKEKPEREKTPSEDKLPVKHKYKGDCMHKTGDETELHSSEKGLKVEENIQKQSQQTKLSSDDKAERKSKHRNERKLSVLGKDGKPVSEYIIKTDENVRKENNKKERRLSAEKTKAEHKSRRSSDSKIQKDSLGSKQHGITLQRRSESYSEDKCDMDSTNMDSNLKPEEFVHKEKRRTKSLLEEKLVLKSKSKSQGKQLKVGETELQEGVTKQATTPKPDKEKNTEENDSEKQRKSKVEDKPFEETGVEPVLEAASSSAHSTQKDSSHRTKLPLAKEKYKSDKDSTSTRLERKLSDGHKSRSLKHSSKDIKKKEENKADDKDGKESDSNHEKARGNSSLMEKKLSRRLCENRRGSLSQEMTKGEEKLAANTLSAPSGSSLQRPKKSGDTTLIPEQEPMEIDFEPGVENVFEVSKTQDSRNSNSQQDIDSENMKPKTSATVLKDELRTCTADSKTTAPAYKPGRGTGVNSNSEKHTDHRSTLTKKMHIQSAVSKLNPGEKEPIHRGTNEVNIDSETVHRMLLSAPSENDRVQKNLKNTAAEEHVAQGDAALEHSTNLDSSPSLSLVTVVPLRESYDPDVVPVFDKRTVLEGGTASSSPVDHSALSNQSLTVRESEVLKTSDSKEGGEGFTVDTPAKASIASKRHIPEGHQATLLDGKQGKVIMPLASKLTGMIVENENVTKEGGLVDMAKKESDLNAEPNLKQTVKATVENGKKDGLAVDHVVGMSTEKYAEPVKLKHKRGPGKVKDISIDVERRNENSEVDTSAGSGSAPSVLHQRNGQTEDVATGPGRAEKTSVATSTEGKDKDVTLSPVKAGPATTTSSETRESEVALPCTSIEADEGLIIGTHSRNNPLHVGAEASECTVFAAAEEGGAVVTEGFAESETFLTSTKEGESGECAVAESEDRAADLLAVHAVKIEANVNSVVTEEKDDAVTSAGSEEKCDGSSSRDSEIVEGTITFISEVESDGAVTSAGTEIRAGSISSEEVDGSQGNMRMGPKKETEGTVTCTGAEGRSDNFVICSVTRAGPREERMVTGAGVALGDNDAPPGTSASQEGDGSVNDGTEGESAVTSTGITEDGEGPASCTGSEDSSEGFAISSESEENGESAMDSTVAKEGTNVPLVAAGPCDDEGIVTSTGAKEEDEEGEGVVTSTGRGNEIGHASTCTGLGEESEGVLICESAEGDSQIGTVLEHVEAEAGAAIMNANENNVDSMSGTEKESKDTDICSSAKGIVESSVTSAVSGKDEVTPVPGGCEGPMTSAASDQSDSQLEKVEDTTISTGLVGGSYDILISGEVPECEVAHTSPSEKEDEDIITSVENEECDGLMATTASDDITNQNSLAGGKDQRKGLMISTSTTNDYTPQVSAITDVEGGHSNALRTEENMEGTRVNTEEFEAPMPSAVSGDNSQLTVSRNEEKDECAMISTSIGEEFEVPISSATTIKCAESLQPVAAAVEERATGPVLISTADFEGPMPSASPEAESPLASTSKEEKDECALISTSIAEECEASVSGVVVESENERAGTVMEEKDGSAIISTSSVEDCEGPVSSAVPQEEGHASVTPAEEMGDTAMISTSTSEGCEAVMIGAVLQDEDRLTITRVEDLSDAAIISTSTAECVPISASIDRHEENQLTADNPEGNGDLSATEVSKHKVPMPSLIAENNCRCPGPVREGKEPGPVLTVSTEEGHNLPSVHKPSAGQGHPSAVCAEKEEKYGKECPEVGPFVGRGEQESTLHLINAEEKNVLLNSLQKEDKSPETGTAGGSSTASYSAGRGLEGNANSPAHLRGPEQTSGQTVKDPSVSVHYLAAVNTGAIKADDMPPVQGTAAEHSFLPPEQQGPEDSLKTGTTKCITGQESKIAPSHTMILPATYSVALLAPKCEQDLTVRSDYSGKWTDQASAEKTGDGNSTRKSFPEEGDVMVTVSSEENVCDIGNEESPLNVLGGLELKANLKMEAYVPSEEEKNREILAPPESLCGGKPSGIAELQKEPLLVNESLNVENSDFRTNEEIHSKSYNKGEISSDRKDNAEAISSHSVEADPKEVEEEERHMPKRKRKKHYLSSEDELDDNPDVLDSRIETAQRQCSATEPHDTKEENSRDLEELSKTSSETNSTASRVMEEKDEYSSSETTGEKPEQNDDDTIKSQEEDQPIIIKRKRGRPRKYPVETTLKMKDDSKTDTGIATVEQSPPSSKLKVMPTDESNKETANLQERSISNDDGEEKTVASVRRRGRKPKRSLTVSDDAESSEPERKRQKSVSEPAEDKKEQESDEEEEEEEEDEPSGATTRSTTRSEAQRWSNSDK